Proteins from a single region of Verrucosispora sp. NA02020:
- a CDS encoding glycoside hydrolase family 6 protein, giving the protein MLRSSRRPALVAGIALTLLLTGCGDEAPERPPTETVSADRSSPPLPPTFYVDPRGAASWQVTEWAQEGRAEDAATLRRISTRPTARWLVGDSATVTEEVSEFLAGASRSGQTPVLVTHNLPQRDCGRQGQGGAESAGAYQDWIRRVAAGVQGRPVTIVVEPGAVPDAVDRCVDDVDERLDLLRDAVTVLGSTGSARIYLDAGHPGWITDGARLAAALRRAGVAEADGFALNVANFVGTPQNVTYGHEISDALGGTTTFVIDTSRNGRGRYPGETVRSAPSWCNPPGRALGADPTTDTGLERVDALLWVKYPGESDGACRPGEPESGAWWPEYALGLARRAG; this is encoded by the coding sequence ATGCTTCGCAGCTCCCGCCGCCCTGCCCTGGTGGCGGGGATCGCGCTGACGCTCCTGCTGACCGGGTGCGGCGACGAGGCGCCCGAGCGTCCACCGACGGAGACCGTCAGCGCCGACCGCTCGTCACCGCCGCTGCCGCCGACCTTCTACGTCGACCCGCGTGGCGCGGCGTCCTGGCAGGTCACCGAGTGGGCGCAGGAGGGACGGGCCGAGGACGCCGCCACACTGCGCCGGATCAGCACCCGCCCCACCGCCCGCTGGCTGGTGGGCGACTCCGCCACGGTCACCGAGGAGGTGTCGGAGTTCCTCGCCGGTGCCAGCCGCTCCGGGCAGACACCGGTGCTGGTCACCCACAACCTCCCGCAGCGCGACTGCGGACGGCAGGGTCAGGGCGGCGCCGAGTCGGCCGGGGCGTACCAGGACTGGATCCGGCGGGTGGCCGCCGGGGTGCAGGGACGCCCGGTCACCATCGTGGTGGAACCGGGCGCGGTGCCGGACGCCGTGGACCGGTGCGTCGACGACGTCGACGAGCGACTGGACCTGCTGCGGGACGCGGTGACGGTGCTGGGCAGCACCGGGAGCGCCCGGATCTATCTGGACGCCGGGCACCCCGGCTGGATCACCGACGGCGCCCGGCTGGCGGCGGCGCTGCGCCGTGCCGGTGTCGCCGAGGCCGACGGCTTCGCGCTCAACGTGGCCAACTTCGTCGGTACGCCGCAGAACGTCACCTACGGCCACGAGATCTCCGACGCCCTCGGCGGCACCACCACCTTCGTCATCGACACCAGCCGCAACGGCCGGGGCCGGTATCCGGGCGAGACCGTGCGGTCGGCGCCGAGCTGGTGCAACCCGCCGGGCCGGGCACTCGGCGCGGACCCCACCACCGACACCGGCCTGGAGCGGGTCGACGCCCTGCTGTGGGTCAAGTACCCGGGCGAGTCCGACGGCGCCTGCCGCCCGGGCGAGCCGGAGAGCGGTGCCTGGTGGCCCGAGTACGCCCTCGGCCTCGCCCGACGCGCCGGCTGA
- a CDS encoding multifunctional oxoglutarate decarboxylase/oxoglutarate dehydrogenase thiamine pyrophosphate-binding subunit/dihydrolipoyllysine-residue succinyltransferase subunit produces MSTQQTSQENPLAGFGPNEWIVEEMYQRYLADPSSVDPAWHDFFADYRPGPGKGRSADGDGPATTTESAPKAPAKTEPSAAKSEPSAKATPAAKAEPAKSTAPAKAKPAAKSEPAKATTTKSIPAKSAPTATGPQTTPLRGVAARIVQNMDASLAVPTATSVRAVPAKLLVDNRIVINNHLARGRGGKVSFTHLVGYALVRAMVAHPEMNNSFAEVDGKPAMVRPEHVNLGIAIDLAKPDGSRTLVVPSIKGCEQMDFRQFWQAYEDVVRRARRNELTMDDYSGTTISLTNPGGIGTVHSMPRLMQGQSAIIGVGAMEYPAPYQGMSEATLAELAVSKVITLTSTYDHRIIQGAQSGEFLKVMHELLLGEHGYYDQIFTSLRIPYEPVRWMRDVAVDSEGQINKTARVHELIHSYRVRGHLMADTDPLEFKIRKHPDLDVLQHGLTLWDLDRTFPVNGFNGRQRMRLREILGVLRDSYCRRVGIEYMHIQDPAERRWIQERVERKYEKPPADEQKHVLNRLNAAEAFETFLQTKYVGQKRFSLEGGESLIPLLGEVLEASAENDLDEVVIGMAHRGRLNVLANIVGKPYEKIFSEFEGHLDPRSTQGSGDVKYHLGQNGKFTTPAGDHSVKVSVVANPSHLEAVDPVLEGIVRAKQDRIDLKLEGYTVLPLAVHGDAAFAGQGVVAETLNLSQLRGYRTGGTVHVVVNNQVGFTTAPEYSRSSLYSTDVARMIQAPIFHVNGDDPEAVVRVARLAFEYRQTFNKDVVIDLVCYRRRGHNEGDDPSMSNPQMYKIIDSKRSVRKLYTEELIGRGDITVEDAEELLRDYQAQLERVFKATRDAASTPRQVSRPARQDEPEPQVETATDASVVKAVGEAHVNLPDGFTPHKRIQQLLDRRARMSVEGNIDWGFGEIIAFGALLHDGVTVRLAGQDSRRGTFVQRHASIVDAETGDDYLPLQSLTGDGERSRLFVHDSLLSEYAAMGFEYGYSVENLNALVCWEAQFGDFVNGAQSVIDEFISSGEVKWGQRSAVTLLLPHGHEGQGPDHTSGRPERFLQLCAEDNMRVAIPTTPANYFHLLRRQALSPKRKPLVVFTPKSLLRHKLCVSPVEDFTTGTFAPVLADQAAPAADQVKRVLLCSGKVYYDLFQARQERGVTDTALIRLEQLYPMPVEEIRAALAQYPNAEDFAWVQEEPANQGSWSFVALNLLEHLDGVRLRRISRPAAAAPAVGSAKMHEVEQNALIEAALPRP; encoded by the coding sequence GATGTACCAGCGCTACCTCGCCGATCCCAGCAGCGTCGACCCGGCCTGGCACGACTTCTTCGCCGACTACCGGCCCGGCCCCGGCAAGGGCCGCTCCGCCGACGGTGACGGCCCGGCGACCACCACCGAGTCCGCCCCGAAGGCCCCGGCCAAGACTGAGCCGAGTGCCGCCAAGTCCGAGCCGAGCGCCAAGGCCACACCCGCGGCCAAGGCGGAGCCGGCCAAGTCCACGGCACCGGCGAAGGCCAAGCCGGCCGCCAAGTCCGAGCCGGCCAAGGCGACCACGACGAAGTCCATCCCGGCGAAGTCGGCCCCGACCGCCACCGGGCCGCAGACCACGCCGCTGCGCGGCGTCGCCGCCCGGATCGTGCAGAACATGGACGCCTCACTGGCCGTGCCGACCGCGACCAGCGTGCGCGCGGTGCCGGCCAAGCTGCTGGTCGACAACCGCATCGTGATCAACAACCACCTCGCCCGAGGGCGCGGCGGCAAGGTCAGCTTCACCCACCTGGTCGGCTACGCGCTGGTCCGGGCGATGGTCGCGCACCCGGAGATGAACAACTCCTTCGCCGAGGTCGACGGCAAACCGGCGATGGTCCGCCCCGAGCACGTCAACCTGGGCATCGCCATCGACCTGGCCAAGCCCGACGGCAGCCGGACCCTGGTGGTGCCCTCCATCAAGGGTTGCGAGCAGATGGACTTCCGGCAGTTCTGGCAGGCGTACGAGGACGTGGTCCGGCGGGCCCGCCGCAACGAACTGACCATGGACGACTACTCCGGCACCACCATCTCGCTGACCAACCCCGGCGGCATCGGCACCGTGCACTCGATGCCGCGCCTGATGCAGGGCCAGAGCGCGATCATCGGCGTCGGCGCGATGGAGTACCCGGCGCCGTACCAGGGCATGAGCGAGGCCACCCTCGCCGAGCTGGCGGTCAGCAAGGTCATCACGCTGACCAGCACGTACGACCACCGGATCATCCAGGGCGCGCAGTCCGGCGAGTTCCTCAAGGTCATGCACGAGCTGCTGCTCGGCGAGCACGGCTACTACGACCAGATCTTCACCTCGCTGCGCATCCCGTACGAGCCGGTGCGCTGGATGCGCGACGTCGCGGTCGACAGCGAGGGGCAGATCAACAAGACCGCGCGGGTGCACGAGCTGATCCACTCCTACCGGGTCCGGGGCCACCTGATGGCCGACACCGACCCGCTGGAGTTCAAGATCCGCAAGCACCCCGACCTGGACGTCCTCCAGCACGGGCTGACCCTGTGGGACCTGGACCGCACCTTCCCGGTGAACGGCTTCAACGGCCGGCAGCGGATGCGGCTGCGGGAGATCCTCGGGGTGCTGCGCGACTCGTACTGCCGCCGGGTCGGCATCGAGTACATGCACATCCAGGACCCGGCCGAGCGCCGCTGGATCCAGGAGCGGGTCGAGCGCAAGTACGAGAAGCCGCCGGCCGACGAGCAGAAGCACGTGCTGAACCGGCTCAACGCGGCCGAGGCTTTCGAGACGTTCCTGCAGACCAAGTACGTCGGGCAGAAGCGCTTCTCGCTGGAGGGCGGCGAGTCGCTGATCCCGCTCCTCGGCGAGGTGCTGGAGGCGTCCGCCGAGAACGACCTGGACGAGGTCGTGATCGGCATGGCCCACCGGGGTCGTCTCAACGTGCTGGCCAACATCGTCGGCAAGCCGTACGAGAAGATCTTCTCGGAGTTCGAGGGGCACCTCGACCCGCGCTCCACCCAGGGTTCCGGCGACGTGAAATACCACCTGGGCCAGAACGGCAAGTTCACCACGCCGGCCGGTGACCACTCGGTCAAGGTCTCGGTGGTGGCGAACCCGTCGCACCTGGAGGCGGTCGACCCGGTGCTGGAGGGCATCGTCCGCGCCAAGCAGGACCGCATCGACCTCAAGCTGGAGGGCTACACAGTGCTGCCGCTGGCGGTGCACGGCGACGCCGCCTTCGCCGGTCAGGGTGTGGTGGCCGAAACGCTCAACCTCTCCCAGCTGCGCGGCTACCGCACCGGTGGGACCGTGCACGTGGTGGTCAACAACCAGGTCGGCTTCACCACCGCGCCGGAGTACTCCCGGTCCAGCCTCTACAGCACCGACGTGGCGCGGATGATCCAGGCGCCGATCTTCCACGTCAACGGCGACGACCCCGAGGCCGTGGTCCGGGTCGCCCGGCTGGCCTTCGAGTACCGGCAGACGTTCAACAAGGACGTCGTGATCGACCTGGTCTGCTACCGGCGGCGCGGGCACAACGAGGGCGACGACCCCTCGATGTCCAACCCCCAGATGTACAAGATCATTGACTCGAAGCGCTCGGTCCGCAAGCTCTACACCGAGGAGCTGATCGGGCGGGGTGACATCACCGTCGAGGACGCCGAGGAGCTGCTGCGCGACTACCAGGCGCAGTTGGAGCGGGTCTTCAAGGCCACCCGCGACGCGGCCAGCACCCCGCGCCAGGTCAGCCGCCCGGCCCGGCAGGACGAGCCGGAGCCGCAGGTGGAGACCGCGACCGACGCGTCGGTGGTCAAGGCCGTCGGCGAGGCGCACGTCAACCTGCCGGACGGCTTCACCCCGCACAAGCGGATCCAGCAGTTGCTCGACCGGCGGGCCCGGATGTCCGTCGAGGGCAACATCGACTGGGGCTTCGGCGAGATCATCGCCTTCGGGGCACTGCTGCACGACGGGGTCACCGTCCGGCTCGCCGGACAGGACTCCCGGCGCGGCACCTTCGTGCAACGGCACGCCTCGATCGTGGACGCCGAGACCGGTGACGACTACCTGCCGTTGCAGTCGCTGACCGGCGACGGCGAGCGGTCCCGGCTCTTCGTGCACGACTCGCTGCTCTCCGAGTACGCCGCGATGGGCTTCGAGTACGGCTACTCGGTGGAGAACCTGAACGCGCTGGTCTGCTGGGAGGCCCAGTTCGGCGACTTCGTCAACGGCGCCCAGTCGGTGATCGACGAGTTCATCTCCTCCGGTGAGGTGAAGTGGGGCCAGCGCTCCGCGGTCACCCTGCTGCTGCCGCACGGCCACGAGGGACAGGGCCCGGACCACACCTCCGGCCGGCCCGAGCGGTTCCTCCAGCTCTGCGCCGAGGACAACATGCGGGTGGCCATCCCGACCACCCCGGCGAACTACTTCCACCTGCTGCGTCGCCAGGCCCTCTCGCCGAAGCGCAAGCCGCTGGTGGTGTTCACGCCGAAGTCCCTGCTGCGGCACAAGCTCTGCGTCTCCCCGGTCGAGGACTTCACCACCGGCACCTTCGCACCGGTCCTGGCCGACCAGGCGGCACCCGCCGCCGATCAGGTCAAGCGGGTGCTGCTCTGCTCGGGCAAGGTCTACTACGACCTGTTCCAGGCGCGGCAGGAGCGCGGCGTCACCGACACCGCGCTGATCCGGCTGGAGCAGCTCTACCCGATGCCGGTGGAGGAGATCCGGGCCGCGCTCGCCCAGTACCCGAACGCGGAGGACTTCGCCTGGGTGCAGGAGGAGCCGGCCAACCAGGGTTCCTGGTCGTTCGTCGCGCTCAACCTGCTGGAGCACCTCGACGGGGTCCGCCTGCGTCGCATCTCCCGCCCCGCCGCCGCCGCCCCGGCCGTCGGCTCGGCGAAGATGCACGAGGTGGAGCAGAACGCGCTCATCGAGGCGGCGCTGCCCCGCCCCTGA
- a CDS encoding DUF6104 family protein, translating to MYFTDRGIEELVQRRGDEDVTLEWIGERLRDFVDLNPEFETPIERFATWLARLDDPDDE from the coding sequence ATGTACTTCACCGACCGTGGCATCGAGGAGTTGGTCCAGCGCCGGGGGGACGAGGACGTCACCCTGGAGTGGATCGGCGAGCGGCTGCGGGACTTCGTCGACCTCAACCCCGAGTTCGAGACCCCGATCGAGCGCTTCGCCACCTGGCTCGCCCGGCTCGACGACCCCGACGACGAGTAG